Proteins encoded by one window of Bradyrhizobium sp. B097:
- a CDS encoding IclR family transcriptional regulator, with product MGRRSERLSRQGMLASETGDGDVIQVVSRAFDVLRCFEGHEARLGNLEISNRCGLPRSTVSRLTHTLTRMGQLVYLPRDQKYRIGPSAVAMSTSMMKGLQLRNLIRLRLQDVADQLPGTVGFVIPDRFHLVYLEFARAANALGLHEATGSRISMATTAAGHAYTAALDPAIGDALIAEMEGELPDSAKMLTPRIAANRRHLQEHGYVVACGLWSPHINGVAVPLWSPQYQTYVVTTIGLLSAMYDEQRLHREVAPLMVDLAAAVGSLLEGADGDIFSNRIERKSLPVATHNNNKIIKTEAMNELEAGTRRPRPARSVRAGDGRR from the coding sequence ATGGGACGGCGCTCGGAACGGCTTAGCCGGCAGGGAATGCTCGCCAGCGAGACTGGCGATGGCGATGTCATCCAGGTGGTGTCGCGCGCGTTTGATGTGTTGCGGTGCTTCGAAGGGCACGAAGCGCGACTCGGCAATCTCGAAATCTCGAACCGCTGCGGCCTGCCGCGTTCGACGGTGTCGCGCTTGACGCATACGCTGACGCGGATGGGACAGCTCGTCTATCTGCCGCGCGATCAGAAATATCGCATCGGCCCAAGCGCGGTCGCGATGAGCACCTCGATGATGAAGGGGTTGCAGCTGCGCAACCTGATCCGGCTGCGCTTGCAGGATGTCGCGGACCAGTTGCCCGGCACTGTGGGCTTCGTGATCCCCGACCGCTTTCATCTGGTCTATCTGGAGTTCGCCCGCGCGGCGAACGCGCTCGGCCTGCATGAGGCCACCGGTAGCCGCATCTCGATGGCGACCACCGCAGCCGGCCATGCCTACACTGCGGCGCTCGATCCCGCGATCGGTGATGCGCTAATCGCCGAGATGGAAGGCGAGTTGCCGGACAGCGCCAAGATGTTGACGCCGCGCATCGCGGCCAACCGCCGTCATTTGCAGGAGCACGGTTACGTCGTCGCCTGCGGCCTGTGGAGCCCGCACATCAACGGCGTCGCGGTGCCGCTGTGGTCACCGCAATACCAGACCTATGTGGTCACCACGATCGGCCTGCTCTCGGCGATGTATGACGAGCAGCGGCTGCATCGCGAGGTCGCGCCGCTGATGGTCGACCTCGCCGCCGCGGTCGGCAGCCTGCTCGAAGGCGCCGACGGCGACATCTTCAGCAATCGGATCGAACGCAAGTCGCTTCCGGTGGCCACGCATAACAACAACAAAATCATCAAGACGGAGGCAATGAATGAACTGGAAGCCGGAACTCGACGACCTCGCCCGGCGCGAAGCGTTCGCGCGGGAGATGGGAGGCGTTGA
- a CDS encoding carboxymuconolactone decarboxylase family protein has translation MARIDYSDPAKASPRTREILDKNRNANIFRMMAHSPSYFEQYCRLGGAIRHKGELDPIVRELAITRTGILCEAPYEIVAHKRIGKNVGVTDEQNAALENWQSASCFNEVQRAALTFTDEIVKLKKPTDATFKAIAALLTPAALIELQLSVGFYIMTSKFLETFEIDMQPVTEVVS, from the coding sequence ATGGCCCGTATCGACTACTCCGATCCCGCGAAGGCAAGCCCGCGCACCCGCGAGATCCTCGACAAGAACCGCAACGCCAACATCTTTCGCATGATGGCGCATTCGCCGAGCTACTTTGAACAGTACTGCCGGCTCGGCGGTGCGATCCGCCACAAGGGCGAACTCGATCCGATCGTGCGCGAGCTTGCGATCACGCGCACCGGAATTCTCTGCGAGGCGCCTTACGAAATCGTCGCGCACAAGCGCATCGGCAAGAATGTCGGTGTCACCGACGAGCAGAACGCCGCGCTGGAAAACTGGCAGTCGGCGAGCTGCTTCAACGAGGTGCAGCGCGCAGCGCTGACCTTCACCGACGAGATCGTCAAGCTGAAGAAGCCGACGGATGCGACCTTCAAGGCGATCGCGGCGCTGCTGACGCCGGCCGCGCTGATCGAACTGCAGCTCTCGGTCGGCTTCTACATCATGACGTCGAAATTTCTCGAGACGTTCGAGATCGACATGCAGCCGGTGACGGAAGTGGTGAGCTGA
- a CDS encoding acetyl-CoA carboxylase biotin carboxyl carrier protein subunit: MPEIKVVTEVAGRVCALPVEAGSNIGDGDEIAFVEAMKMEIPVTSTTAGKIKSILVRIDDVIAEGQAVAIIET; the protein is encoded by the coding sequence ATGCCAGAGATCAAGGTTGTGACCGAAGTTGCCGGGCGCGTTTGCGCGCTTCCTGTTGAGGCCGGCAGCAATATCGGCGATGGCGACGAGATCGCGTTCGTCGAAGCGATGAAGATGGAAATACCGGTCACGTCGACGACGGCAGGCAAAATCAAGTCGATTCTGGTCAGGATTGACGACGTCATCGCCGAAGGCCAGGCCGTTGCGATCATCGAGACCTGA
- the glsA gene encoding glutaminase A has product MKRSPPPVTATTTAWSSSKPPLLRFLHACYANFLPEAGGAVADYIPELGKADPAHFGISLATLDGHVYEVGDTRVPFTIQSMSKPFVFALALDTLGAERVESVIGVEPSGDPFNSIRLNADNHPFNAMVNAGAIACSGLLHADKGDGAFDYIRQALGRFAGRELDVDEAVYASESATGDRNRAIGYLLRTNSVITENVPAVLDVYFRQCAILVTARDTAVMAATLANRGINPLTGEQVVTPYAIARTLSVMTSSGMYDYAGEWIYRVGIPAKSGVGGGILAALPARLGLGSYSPKLDKHGNSVRGIKVCEALSAHYDLHMLNRSDDARHSIIADYNIGKNPSRRVRRPQEQEILARHFQEVRVIELVGTLSLSNVDYVSRRLAGSPRPEFVIFDLRRVTATTRAGARLVAEAFHELAELGVTVILSGIKRTSREWTTISEWTNRLGNIRDFYLLDTAIEWAEDQIVYRYGGSIDFLETTELAEQPLLAGLGEAEIADVASLCTVRTYQPNEKIIAADREATSLFFLRSGVVHVTLPDGIRLATLTAGMAFGEMALLETKRSADVLADMSATAYEVAIKDFERFREQHPRAGERIMRNLAQILAERLIVANAKVDLLTSG; this is encoded by the coding sequence ATGAAACGATCGCCTCCTCCCGTCACCGCCACCACCACGGCCTGGTCCAGCTCGAAGCCGCCGCTGCTGCGGTTTCTGCACGCTTGTTACGCAAACTTCCTGCCGGAGGCCGGCGGCGCGGTGGCCGACTACATCCCCGAGCTCGGCAAGGCCGACCCTGCCCATTTTGGCATCAGCCTCGCGACGCTCGACGGCCACGTCTATGAGGTCGGCGACACCAGGGTGCCCTTCACCATCCAGTCGATGTCAAAACCGTTCGTGTTCGCGCTGGCGCTCGACACGCTCGGCGCCGAACGGGTGGAGAGCGTGATCGGCGTCGAGCCGTCCGGCGACCCCTTCAATTCGATCCGGCTCAATGCCGATAACCACCCGTTCAATGCGATGGTGAATGCCGGCGCAATCGCCTGCTCCGGCCTGCTCCATGCCGACAAGGGCGACGGCGCATTCGACTACATCCGCCAGGCGCTCGGCCGCTTCGCCGGCCGCGAGCTCGATGTCGACGAGGCGGTCTACGCCTCCGAGAGCGCCACCGGCGATCGCAACCGTGCGATCGGCTATCTGCTGCGCACCAACAGCGTGATCACCGAAAATGTGCCCGCAGTGCTCGACGTCTATTTCCGGCAATGCGCCATCCTCGTCACCGCGCGCGATACCGCCGTGATGGCGGCGACACTGGCCAACCGCGGCATCAATCCGCTAACCGGCGAGCAGGTGGTGACACCCTATGCGATCGCGCGCACGCTGTCGGTGATGACCTCGTCGGGCATGTACGACTACGCCGGCGAATGGATTTACCGCGTCGGCATCCCCGCCAAAAGCGGCGTCGGCGGCGGCATCCTGGCGGCGCTGCCGGCGCGGCTCGGGCTCGGCAGCTACTCGCCAAAGCTCGACAAGCACGGCAACAGCGTGCGCGGCATCAAGGTCTGCGAGGCGCTGTCGGCGCATTACGACCTGCACATGCTGAACCGCAGCGACGACGCCCGCCACAGCATCATCGCCGACTACAACATCGGCAAGAACCCGTCGCGCCGGGTGCGGCGACCGCAGGAGCAGGAGATCCTGGCAAGACATTTCCAGGAGGTGCGGGTGATCGAGCTGGTCGGCACGCTGTCGCTCTCCAATGTCGACTATGTCTCGCGCCGCCTCGCCGGCAGCCCGCGGCCGGAGTTCGTGATCTTCGACCTCCGCCGCGTCACCGCAACGACCCGCGCCGGTGCCCGGCTGGTGGCGGAAGCCTTCCACGAGCTGGCCGAGCTTGGCGTCACCGTGATTCTCTCCGGCATCAAGCGGACCTCGCGTGAATGGACCACGATCAGCGAGTGGACCAACCGGCTCGGCAATATCAGAGATTTCTATCTGCTCGACACCGCGATCGAATGGGCCGAGGACCAGATCGTCTACCGCTATGGCGGCTCGATCGACTTCCTCGAGACCACGGAGCTTGCCGAGCAGCCGCTGCTCGCCGGATTGGGCGAAGCTGAGATCGCAGACGTCGCCTCGCTCTGCACGGTCAGGACCTACCAGCCGAATGAAAAGATCATCGCCGCGGACCGTGAGGCGACCTCGCTGTTCTTCCTGCGCAGCGGCGTGGTCCATGTCACCCTGCCCGACGGCATCCGGCTTGCGACCCTGACCGCCGGCATGGCGTTCGGCGAGATGGCGCTGCTCGAGACGAAGCGCTCGGCCGACGTGCTCGCCGACATGTCGGCGACTGCCTACGAGGTCGCGATCAAGGATTTCGAGCGCTTCCGCGAGCAGCACCCGCGCGCCGGCGAGCGGATCATGCGCAACCTCGCGCAGATCCTCGCCGAGCGGCTGATCGTGGCGAATGCGAAGGTCGACCTGCTGACGTCAGGATAG
- a CDS encoding acetyl-CoA C-acyltransferase — protein MATSADPVVILSAARTPLGRFMGELTPLAAHKLGAHVIGAALERATLAPERIDEVFMGNVLPAGQGQAPARQAARGAGLPDATGATTVNKVCGSGMKATMLAHDIIKAGSAEIVLSGGMESMSNAPYLLQKARGGYRAGHDRIIDHMMMDGLEDAYETGRSMGDFGEATAEAYQFTRADQDTYAMETLSRARKAVEGGAFKAEIAPITLTEKAGPRIIANDEHPLKVDPAKIPGLKPAFRANGTITPAASSANADGAAALILARRSLADRDGLPVLAEIKGHATHSQEPQWFTTAPIPAIRKLLDKVGWSVGDVDLFEINEAFAVVAMAAQRDLGIPRDRLNINGGACALGHPIGATGARLIVTLLHALEAQNLKRGVAALCIGGGEATAIAVERVTH, from the coding sequence ATGGCAACCAGCGCCGATCCCGTCGTCATCCTCTCCGCCGCCCGCACCCCGCTCGGCCGCTTCATGGGCGAGCTCACGCCGCTCGCGGCCCACAAGCTGGGCGCGCATGTGATCGGTGCGGCGCTCGAGCGCGCCACGCTCGCGCCCGAGCGCATCGACGAGGTGTTCATGGGTAACGTGCTGCCGGCCGGCCAGGGTCAGGCGCCCGCCCGCCAGGCCGCACGCGGCGCGGGGCTGCCGGACGCCACCGGCGCCACCACCGTCAACAAGGTCTGCGGCTCCGGCATGAAGGCGACCATGCTGGCCCACGACATCATCAAGGCCGGCTCGGCCGAGATCGTGCTGTCCGGCGGCATGGAGAGCATGAGCAACGCGCCGTATCTGCTGCAGAAGGCGCGCGGCGGCTACCGTGCCGGCCACGACCGCATCATCGACCACATGATGATGGACGGGCTCGAGGACGCCTACGAGACCGGCCGCTCGATGGGCGATTTCGGCGAGGCCACCGCGGAGGCCTATCAGTTCACCCGCGCCGACCAGGACACCTATGCGATGGAGACCCTGAGCCGCGCCCGCAAGGCGGTCGAGGGCGGCGCCTTCAAGGCTGAGATCGCACCGATCACGCTCACCGAGAAGGCAGGTCCCCGCATCATCGCCAATGACGAGCACCCCCTGAAGGTCGATCCGGCCAAGATCCCCGGCCTGAAGCCGGCATTCCGCGCCAATGGCACCATCACGCCGGCCGCCTCCTCGGCCAATGCCGACGGCGCCGCCGCGCTGATCCTGGCGCGGCGCTCGCTCGCCGATCGCGACGGCCTGCCTGTTCTGGCCGAGATCAAGGGCCACGCCACCCACAGCCAGGAGCCGCAATGGTTCACCACCGCGCCGATCCCGGCGATCAGAAAGCTGCTCGACAAGGTCGGCTGGAGCGTCGGCGATGTCGACCTGTTCGAGATCAACGAGGCGTTCGCGGTGGTCGCGATGGCGGCGCAGCGCGATCTCGGCATTCCCCGTGACCGGCTGAATATCAATGGCGGCGCCTGCGCGCTTGGCCATCCGATCGGCGCCACCGGCGCGCGGCTGATCGTGACGCTGTTGCACGCGCTGGAGGCGCAGAACCTGAAGCGCGGCGTCGCCGCTTTGTGCATCGGCGGCGGCGAAGCCACCGCAATCGCGGTCGAGCGGGTCACGCACTGA
- a CDS encoding MFS transporter: protein MISNWLASTLARRNIHYGWVMVAVTFLAALISAGTVGAPGVFIVPLQKEFGWSTAEISSALSIRFILFGLMAPFAAALMNRYGLRNVTLAAQLIVVSGLLASLAMTQVWQLILLWGVVIGIGTGMTALVLGATIATRWFVARRGLVIGMLTASVATGQLAFLPLLATITDRYGWRVALGLVCVMLGVAAFAVLMVMRDRPSDVGLRPFGDEGTAPLPAPPPANAPIMAAALGTLRDSSKSSVFWILFATFFVCGASTNGLVQVHLIPMCLDYGIPQVQAASLLAAMGIFDFFGTIISGWLSDRFDNRRLLFWYYGLRGLSLLYLPYSDFTFYGLSLFAMFYGLDWIATVPPTVRLTAQRFGAERANLVFGWIFAGHQLGAGAAAFGAGLSRTLYASYLPAFFIAGALCVIAALSVLAISRPQPKVAPEAKPVAA, encoded by the coding sequence ATGATCTCGAACTGGCTTGCTTCCACCCTCGCCCGCCGCAACATCCATTACGGCTGGGTGATGGTTGCCGTGACCTTCCTGGCCGCGCTGATCTCGGCCGGCACCGTCGGCGCCCCCGGCGTCTTCATCGTGCCGCTGCAGAAGGAGTTCGGCTGGTCCACCGCCGAGATCTCCTCAGCGCTGTCGATCCGCTTCATCCTGTTCGGGCTGATGGCGCCGTTCGCCGCCGCGCTGATGAACCGTTACGGCCTGCGCAACGTGACGCTGGCGGCGCAATTGATCGTGGTGTCGGGACTGTTGGCCTCGCTCGCCATGACGCAGGTCTGGCAGCTCATCCTGTTGTGGGGCGTCGTGATCGGGATCGGCACCGGCATGACCGCGCTGGTGCTCGGCGCCACGATCGCGACGCGCTGGTTCGTGGCGCGACGCGGCCTCGTGATTGGCATGCTCACTGCGAGCGTCGCGACCGGACAGCTCGCCTTCCTGCCGCTGCTCGCGACCATCACGGATCGCTACGGCTGGCGTGTCGCGCTTGGCCTTGTCTGCGTCATGCTCGGCGTCGCCGCCTTTGCCGTGCTGATGGTGATGCGCGACCGGCCGAGCGACGTCGGCCTGCGCCCGTTCGGCGACGAAGGCACCGCACCCCTCCCCGCGCCGCCGCCGGCCAATGCGCCGATCATGGCGGCCGCGCTCGGCACGTTGCGCGACTCCTCCAAGTCGTCGGTGTTCTGGATCCTGTTTGCGACCTTCTTCGTCTGTGGCGCCTCGACCAACGGCCTCGTCCAGGTCCACCTGATCCCGATGTGTCTCGACTACGGCATCCCGCAGGTGCAGGCCGCGAGCCTGCTCGCCGCGATGGGCATCTTCGATTTCTTCGGCACGATCATCTCGGGCTGGCTGTCGGACCGCTTTGACAATCGCCGGCTGCTGTTCTGGTATTACGGCCTGCGCGGGCTGTCGCTGCTGTATCTGCCGTACTCCGACTTCACGTTCTACGGCCTGTCGCTGTTTGCGATGTTCTACGGGCTCGACTGGATCGCGACCGTGCCGCCGACGGTGCGCCTGACCGCGCAGCGCTTCGGCGCCGAGCGCGCCAATCTGGTGTTCGGCTGGATCTTCGCCGGCCATCAACTCGGCGCCGGCGCCGCCGCGTTCGGCGCCGGGCTGTCGCGCACGCTCTATGCGAGCTATCTGCCGGCATTCTTCATCGCCGGCGCGCTTTGCGTGATCGCCGCGCTGAGTGTGCTGGCGATCTCGCGGCCGCAGCCCAAGGTCGCGCCGGAGGCGAAACCGGTCGCGGCCTGA
- a CDS encoding acetoacetate decarboxylase, producing the protein MRREDLLKLPSMPAAGPSYPAGPYRFIDRDFLVITYETDPELIRAGLPEPLEPIEQAIVHYEWIKMPDSSGFGSYTESGLVIPARLHGEEVNFVCQMYLDDDPPIAAGREIWGFPKKYAHPKLEVVKDTLTGTLEYAGQLVAMGTMGYKHESMAGNGDITRATLSKTQVNLKMIPGVDGHLEICQLVAINLTDIVVKGSWIGPGRLHLVPHVNAPVADFPVKRVVGAHHYIADLTLPFGRVVHDYNKDVADAAAPTGLAAE; encoded by the coding sequence ATGCGCAGGGAAGATCTGCTCAAGCTTCCGTCCATGCCGGCTGCCGGTCCGAGCTATCCCGCCGGACCCTACCGCTTCATCGATCGCGATTTCCTCGTCATCACCTATGAGACCGATCCGGAATTGATCCGCGCCGGCCTGCCTGAGCCGCTGGAGCCGATCGAGCAGGCGATCGTGCATTACGAATGGATCAAGATGCCCGACAGCTCCGGCTTCGGCAGCTACACCGAGTCCGGCCTCGTGATCCCCGCGCGGCTGCATGGCGAAGAGGTCAACTTCGTCTGTCAGATGTATCTCGACGATGATCCGCCGATCGCGGCCGGCCGCGAGATCTGGGGCTTTCCGAAGAAGTACGCCCATCCCAAGCTCGAGGTCGTCAAGGACACGCTGACCGGCACGCTGGAATATGCCGGCCAGCTCGTCGCGATGGGCACGATGGGCTACAAGCACGAGAGCATGGCGGGCAACGGGGACATCACCCGCGCCACGCTATCGAAGACGCAAGTTAATCTGAAGATGATCCCCGGCGTCGACGGTCATCTCGAGATCTGCCAGCTCGTTGCGATCAACCTGACCGACATCGTCGTCAAGGGATCGTGGATCGGACCCGGCCGGCTGCATCTCGTGCCGCACGTCAATGCACCGGTCGCGGACTTCCCGGTCAAGCGCGTCGTCGGCGCGCATCACTACATCGCCGATTTGACGCTGCCGTTCGGCCGCGTCGTGCACGACTACAACAAGGACGTCGCAGACGCGGCGGCACCGACCGGTCTCGCCGCGGAGTAG
- a CDS encoding patatin-like phospholipase family protein, which produces MDARSPHVDDIEHATPGWRPEGCDRVALVLQGGGALGAYQAGVYQALHESNIEPDWVCGVSIGAINSAIIAGNPPEKRLERLHTFWDRITSRKIWHYTPDGDIFRKARNFTSSWLTTTLGQPGFFTPHQSNPWLSPAGARTATSYYDTTPLRDSLLELVDFDRINSKKMRFAVGAVNVLSGNFIYFDNAHDEIIPEHIMASGALPPALPMVKVGTDHFWDGGIVSNTPLQHLLDQEDNANSLVFQVDLFSARGALPRDIQDVMARHKDIMYSSRTRYNTDVYRKTYNLRTALHNALGKIPDDQLSDEERQLKKANARLPGITLLQLIYQQKAYEGDAKDHEFSGTSMREHWASGHEDTKRSLKRREWIKMPENGMGIVIHDVHREAE; this is translated from the coding sequence ATGGACGCGCGGTCCCCTCATGTCGACGATATCGAGCACGCGACGCCCGGCTGGCGTCCCGAAGGATGCGATCGCGTGGCGCTGGTTCTGCAGGGCGGCGGCGCGCTCGGCGCCTATCAGGCCGGCGTCTATCAGGCGCTGCACGAATCCAATATTGAGCCTGACTGGGTCTGCGGCGTCTCGATCGGCGCGATCAACTCGGCGATCATCGCCGGCAATCCCCCCGAAAAGCGGCTGGAGCGGCTGCACACATTTTGGGATCGCATCACCTCTCGCAAGATCTGGCACTACACGCCGGACGGCGACATCTTCCGTAAGGCGCGCAATTTCACGAGCTCATGGCTGACGACGACGCTCGGACAGCCCGGCTTCTTCACTCCGCATCAGAGCAATCCGTGGCTCAGCCCCGCCGGCGCGCGCACCGCCACGAGCTATTACGACACCACGCCCTTACGTGACTCGCTGCTCGAGCTGGTCGATTTCGACCGCATCAATTCTAAGAAGATGCGCTTTGCAGTCGGCGCGGTGAACGTGCTTTCCGGCAACTTCATCTATTTCGACAATGCCCATGACGAGATCATCCCCGAGCACATCATGGCGAGCGGCGCACTGCCGCCGGCGCTGCCGATGGTGAAGGTCGGCACCGATCATTTCTGGGACGGCGGCATCGTCTCCAATACGCCGCTGCAGCATTTGCTCGACCAGGAGGACAACGCCAACTCGCTGGTGTTCCAGGTCGACCTGTTCTCGGCGCGCGGCGCGCTGCCGCGCGACATCCAGGACGTGATGGCCCGCCACAAGGACATCATGTACTCGTCGCGCACCCGCTACAACACCGACGTCTACCGCAAGACCTACAATCTGCGTACCGCCCTGCACAACGCGCTGGGAAAAATCCCCGACGACCAGCTGTCGGACGAGGAGCGCCAGCTCAAGAAGGCGAATGCGCGGCTGCCCGGGATCACGCTGCTGCAGCTGATCTATCAGCAGAAGGCCTATGAGGGTGACGCCAAGGACCACGAATTCTCCGGCACCTCGATGCGCGAGCACTGGGCGAGCGGACACGAGGACACCAAGCGCTCGCTGAAGCGGCGCGAATGGATCAAGATGCCCGAGAACGGCATGGGCATCGTGATCCACGACGTGCATCGGGAAGCGGAGTAG
- a CDS encoding carboxyl transferase domain-containing protein translates to MNWKPELDDLARREAFAREMGGVDKVKRQRDQGRLTVRERIDKLVDQNSFHEVGAISGIAEYDESNELKHLTPANCVFGRARVDGRTVVVVGDDFTVRGGSADASISAKPLMAEEMAHDFHLPIVRIIEGSGGGGSVKTIETRGAANLPGGVGGTRSYWYTLANLSCVPVVGLGLGSVAGLGAARLAATHYSVMTRNSAMFVAGPPVVKRLGQDLTKQELGGADIQTRAGAIDQAVETEEEAFDYARRFLSYLPASVYDLPPTIPCTDDPERAEESLLKAVPRNRKQVYKMRPIIDAVVDKGSFFEVASNFGRPVITGLARIEGRAVLLLASDPFHYGGSWTADACQKVIRWVDFAETFHLPVVYLMDCPGFMIGLEAEKSATIRHGVRAMAAVNQSTVPWCTIIIRNAFGVAGVVHQPANRFSMRYAWPSAYWGSLPLEGGIEAAYRAEIDAAADPTAKLREIEDRLNKLRSPFRSAEKFWVEEVIDPRKTRSLLCEFARLAEPIRKAGPPSNMSTRP, encoded by the coding sequence ATGAACTGGAAGCCGGAACTCGACGACCTCGCCCGGCGCGAAGCGTTCGCGCGGGAGATGGGAGGCGTTGACAAGGTCAAGCGGCAACGCGACCAGGGCCGGCTCACGGTTCGAGAGCGTATCGACAAGCTCGTCGACCAGAACAGCTTCCACGAGGTCGGTGCCATCTCCGGCATCGCCGAATACGACGAGAGCAACGAACTCAAGCATCTGACCCCGGCGAACTGCGTGTTCGGCCGCGCCAGGGTCGACGGCCGCACCGTGGTGGTGGTCGGCGACGATTTCACGGTGCGCGGCGGCTCGGCCGATGCATCGATTTCCGCCAAGCCGCTGATGGCGGAGGAGATGGCGCACGACTTCCACCTGCCCATCGTGCGGATCATCGAAGGTTCGGGCGGCGGCGGCTCGGTGAAGACGATCGAGACTCGGGGCGCGGCCAATCTGCCTGGCGGTGTCGGCGGCACGCGCTCGTACTGGTACACGCTCGCCAATCTGTCGTGCGTGCCGGTGGTCGGTCTCGGCCTCGGCTCGGTCGCTGGCCTTGGCGCCGCGCGGCTGGCGGCCACGCATTACTCGGTCATGACCAGGAACTCCGCGATGTTCGTCGCCGGCCCGCCGGTGGTGAAGCGCCTGGGGCAGGATCTGACCAAGCAGGAGCTCGGCGGCGCCGACATTCAGACCCGCGCCGGCGCGATCGATCAGGCGGTCGAGACCGAAGAGGAGGCGTTCGACTATGCGCGGCGCTTCCTGTCTTATCTGCCGGCTTCGGTCTACGATTTGCCGCCGACCATTCCCTGCACCGACGATCCGGAACGTGCCGAGGAATCGCTGCTGAAGGCCGTGCCGCGCAACCGCAAGCAGGTCTACAAGATGCGGCCGATCATCGATGCGGTCGTCGACAAGGGGTCGTTCTTCGAGGTCGCCAGCAATTTCGGCCGGCCTGTGATCACCGGACTGGCGCGGATCGAGGGTAGGGCGGTGCTCCTGCTCGCCAGCGATCCCTTCCACTATGGCGGTTCGTGGACCGCGGACGCCTGCCAGAAGGTGATCCGCTGGGTCGACTTCGCCGAGACCTTCCATCTGCCGGTGGTCTATCTGATGGATTGCCCCGGCTTCATGATCGGGCTCGAGGCGGAGAAGTCGGCGACCATCCGCCACGGCGTGCGGGCGATGGCGGCGGTCAACCAGAGCACGGTGCCGTGGTGCACCATCATCATCCGCAACGCCTTCGGCGTCGCCGGCGTGGTGCATCAGCCGGCCAACCGCTTCTCGATGCGCTATGCCTGGCCATCGGCCTATTGGGGCTCGCTGCCGCTCGAGGGCGGCATCGAGGCTGCCTATCGCGCGGAGATCGACGCCGCTGCCGATCCCACGGCCAAGCTGCGCGAGATCGAGGACCGCCTCAACAAGCTGCGCTCGCCGTTCCGCTCGGCCGAGAAGTTCTGGGTCGAGGAGGTGATCGACCCGCGCAAGACGCGCTCGCTGCTCTGCGAGTTCGCGCGTCTGGCCGAGCCGATCCGCAAGGCCGGCCCGCCGAGCAACATGTCGACGCGGCCGTAG
- a CDS encoding OB-fold domain-containing protein encodes MSEPIADWTRGAEAIVYQTCNACGARQYFRRSFCAACGSPDLAEHRASGAGTVYATSLVCRAATPETRAHVPYNILLVDTDEGFRMMAHGDNDLAIGDKVLARFTQFAGRLVPYFAKAK; translated from the coding sequence ATGAGCGAACCGATCGCTGACTGGACCAGGGGCGCGGAAGCCATCGTCTACCAGACCTGCAACGCCTGCGGCGCGCGGCAATATTTCCGCCGCAGCTTCTGCGCCGCTTGCGGCTCGCCCGATCTTGCCGAGCATCGCGCGAGCGGGGCAGGGACCGTGTATGCGACGTCACTGGTCTGCCGCGCCGCAACACCGGAGACGAGGGCGCATGTGCCCTACAACATCCTGCTCGTGGATACCGACGAGGGCTTTCGCATGATGGCCCACGGCGACAACGACCTCGCCATCGGCGACAAGGTTTTGGCGCGCTTCACGCAATTTGCGGGACGGCTGGTTCCGTATTTCGCAAAGGCAAAATGA